A genomic region of Rhipicephalus sanguineus isolate Rsan-2018 chromosome 3, BIME_Rsan_1.4, whole genome shotgun sequence contains the following coding sequences:
- the LOC119386423 gene encoding uncharacterized protein LOC119386423, translating to MVFTWESVKNPHSYYSGQVVAPQVSTTMSSVDEGVMAEKTTPAAAGHLSNRDTQAAVAAISTVGASTVFRKAKIAEVNEPNHSSLTTDTSITSPQEPTSTKEQKDYTLPPIYNINKQYTESYSAMSSEDGTDFVAPYFATRDKRPHTGRDVMKTTLPLFIEDISKTSLHPTAPSSRVDMVVFTLPSPALVTKPPKHTSINFDGTSHLPRELQATDGSVQRKGETHVDTTAVLINPSIAVTDFSETSEGHHDANKVNAVYPWTGEKAVMPTVAPTPKPGSLRSSVAETYTPRHYDSKAVIRKENDARPTATISTKGPVNGSQDDVVLYPRSTLPDSTLKTPMSTTLLTFSPSPSNDELNTVVTFPTTNAHTNNIEMITGVDKNTQKKSYPSQTEAIYEFKNEVNTTINTESNDFGNVLPPYHLTEAYSLDNIGREANNSFTSQSTASVSVDTKPLNNLFRNTPGQWSRPTTTIGNRIQLDVTPTYNVIQSFLDSPTTEGTHPFTSELSDFNFLGSKWGTRTEQHMARRNPTYFAEMSAQKPFTTVTTARNTDSGSAYSTILQSLQEDIHSASNSLTELHLSKSSGRNRILNPSISVHFSTRYLAETTSATETTRKHATATPKEGITDPSTEPQFFTPGTFTTGIEGATASEKYLLLNEARHTEVKEDTRPQVTEPYMTYQLTSPNSEEREDTDRMKLTEPATSASVSSPLPEPTTRKGECTFSTESKNKCKTISRKAKLQVTTKTREYAEKAILRTTTTSETSVAPASATKRANSWTTLLMTSSGLPKSTRAPVCKSKFGLFRHPTDCNRFVHCSNSVPFIKKCPANLHFNERIMVCDWPYRAGCLMDVKK from the coding sequence ATGGTCTTTACTTGGGAATCAGTGAAAAATCCTCACAGTTACTATTCAGGCCAGGTGGTAGCTCCACAAGTATCGACGACTATGAGCTCAGTAGATGAAGGGGTCATGGCTGAGAAAACCACTCCAGCTGCTGCCGGTCACCTTTCCAATCGGGATACACAGGCTGCCGTAGCGGCCATTAGCACTGTTGGAGCATCAACAGTGTTTCGGAAAGCAAAGATTGCTGAAGTGAATGAACCCAATCACTCATCTCTAACTACAGACACCAGTATTACGTCACCCCAGGAGCCGACATCGACAAAAGAGCAAAAAGACTACACATTACCGCCAATATATAACATAAACAAGCAATACACCGAGAGCTACAGTGCAATGTCCAGTGAGGACGGAACTGATTTTGTAGCTCCATATTTCGCTACACGTGACAAAAGACCACACACAGGTAGGGACGTGATGAAGACAACTCTCCCACTTTTTATAGAAGACATTTCGAAAACATCCCTCCATCCCACTGCTCCTAGTAGCCGGGTTGACATGGTAGTGTTTACTTTGCCATCACCAGCACTGGTTACAAAACCACCAAAGCACACTAGTATAAATTTCGACGGCACATCACATCTTCCTCGTGAATTGCAGGCGACCGATGGAAGTGTACAACGAAAAGGCGAGACTCATGTCGATACAACAGCAGTTTTAATAAATCCAAGCATTGCGGTAACCGATTTCAGCGAAACATCTGAAGGGCACCATGATGCTAACAAAGTAAACGCCGTTTATCCCTGGACTGGCGAAAAAGCCGTAATGCCGACAGTAGCGCCAACACCAAAACCAGGCAGTCTTCGATCGTCAGTTGCAGAAACTTACACACCAAGGCATTATGACTCTAAAGCTGTAATTAGAAAGGAAAATGACGCAAGACCGACAGCTACAATAAGCACAAAAGGCCCTGTGAATGGCAGTCAAGATGATGTCGTTTTGTATCCACGCAGCACACTACCGGACTCCACACTCAAGACACCAATGAGTACGACGCTCCTGACCTTTAGCCCCTCCCCATCTAATGATGAACTTAATACCGTAGTGACATTTCCAACAACGAATGCACATACGAACAACATTGAAATGATAACGGGTGTCGATAAAAACACACAAAAGAAATCATATCCTTCTCAAACTGAGGCTATATATGAGTTCAAAAACGAAGTAAATACAACCATCAATACAGAGAGTAATGACTTCGGAAACGTGTTACCGCCGTACCACCTCACCGAAGCATACTCCTTGGACAACATTGGTAGGGAGGCGAACAATAGTTTCACCTCGCAATCAACAGCGAGTGTGTCAGTTGACACGAAACCACTTAACAATTTGTTCCGGAATACGCCAGGTCAGTGGTCACGACCAACAACGACGATTGGGAATCGCATTCAGCTTGATGTAACGCCCACGTACAATGTAATCCAAAGTTTTTTGGATTCACCGACAACAGAAGGAACTCATCCGTTCACCAGCGAATTGTCGGATTTTAATTTCCTTGGCTCTAAGTGGGGAACTAGAACAGAGCAGCATATGGCACGTAGAAACCCTACATACTTCGCAGAAATGAGTGCGCAAAAGCCATTCACCACAGTGACAACAGCACGAAATACTGATTCTGGAAGCGCCTATTCGACAATTTTACAGTCTCTTCAAGAGGACATTCACAGTGCTTCGAACTCCTTGACTGAACTTCACCTCTCGAAATCTTCCGGGCGAAATAGAATCCTTAATCCTTCGATTAGTGTGCACTTCTCGACACGCTATCTAGCAGAAACAACTTCGGCAACTGAGACCACGAGAAAACACGCCACTGCCACGCCTAAAGAAGGGATAACTGATCCATCAACTGAACCACAATTTTTCACTCCAGGAACGTTCACTACAGGAATCGAGGGTGCGACAGCAAGCGAAAAATATTTGCTTCTAAACGAAGCTCGACATACTGAAGTCAAAGAAGACACCAGACCTCAAGTGACTGAGCCGTATATGACGTACCAATTGACGTCACCCAATAGCGAAGAACGGGAAGACACAGATCGTATGAAACTAACTGAGCCTGCTACCAGCGCATCGGTTAGTTCGCCCTTGCCAGAGCCTACCACTCGCAAAGGCGAATGTACTTTCTCTACCGAAAGCAAGAACAAGTGTAAAACAATCAGTCGTAAAGCCAAGCTTCAGGTAACAACGAAAACGAGAGAGTACGCTGAAAAGGCAATCCTACGAACTACTACTACTTCGGAAACGTCTGTTGCACCAGCATCTGCGACAAAAAGAGCCAATAGCTGGACAACGCTGCTGATGACGAGCTCCGGGCTGCCGAAAAGTACGAGGGCTCCTGTGTGCAAATCAAAATTTGGACTTTTTCGCCATCCCACTGACTGTAACCGTTTTGTTCATTGCTCGAATTCTGTGCCGTTTATTAAGAAATGCCCAGCAAACTTGCATTTTAACGAAAGAATTATGGTTTGCGACTGGCCTTACAGAGCTGGCTGCCTTATGGATGTTAAAAAGTAA